A genomic segment from Salvia splendens isolate huo1 chromosome 13, SspV2, whole genome shotgun sequence encodes:
- the LOC121760412 gene encoding uncharacterized protein LOC121760412: MPTYAKFLKDVLSKKKRWTDYETVNISENCSAIIQKKLPTKLKDPGSFNISCVIGNDRQTKALCDLGASINLMPLSFFRKMKIGTLKPTTITLQMTDRTVTYPKGIVEDVLVMVHDFIFPVNFVVLDMEEDVNVPLILGRPFLAMGKALIDIAKGELTLHMGNKRHILSIYNAMKSREEEELVMKNECKVVHVVEVQKAQEIESTFGDFSLL; the protein is encoded by the coding sequence ATGCCTACATATGCAAAGTTCCTAAAAGATGTGCTCTCCAAGAAGAAGAGGTGGACTGACTATGAGACGGTGAACATATCTGAAAACTGTAGTGCCATAATTCAGAAAAAGCTACCGACCAAACTTAAAGATCCTGGCAGTTTCAACATCTCATGCGTCATTGGAAATGACAGACAGACAAAGGCACTTTGTGATCTGGGGGCGAGCATAAATTTGATGCCATTATCGTTTTTCAGAAAGATGAAGATCGGCACTCTCAAGCCGACAACAATCACACTGCAGATGACAGATAGAACCGTCACCTATCCTAAAGGAATTGTTGAGGACGTTCTTGTGATGGTACACGACTTCATATTTCCCGTCAATTTTGTAGTGTTGGATATGGAAGAAGACGTGAATGTACCGCTTATCCTGGGGCGTCCATTCCTTGCAATGGGAAAAGCATTGATAGATATAGCAAAAGGAGAGCTCACTCTTCATATGGGCAACAAACGCCACATCTTATCTATCTACAATGCTATGAAGAGTCGTGAGGAAGAGGAACTTGTTATGAAGAATGAGTGCAAAGTTGTGCATGTTGTAGAGGTTCAAAAGGCACAAGAAATTGAGTCCACATTTGGGGATTTTTCTTTGCTGTAG
- the LOC121760341 gene encoding EID1-like F-box protein 3, giving the protein MGEWGSASQVPRLSESANSGLVNERVLFLVFEYMKWDIRTLCRVAAVSWKLRALAKRLLLRELCIYRAPRMIATLTEGATNSRIIGGWPALAKLLFFCGGCESTRHFRLSRPSPGHFAEESRFSKTSGMSFLAKSCRGDVLYVSDPCEHAAAEEEGRHDDVGVYRGVFRAFFKSRTRECLIRKRIGFEERMRCPYCAARVWSMTAARMIPKKSAARKLGSGDGTVEYFVCLNGHLHGVCWLVHLSSDDGGGGGDEEEEEEEGSFCRGEEDDDGHNRNYANNGN; this is encoded by the coding sequence ATGGGGGAGTGGGGGAGCGCGAGTCAGGTGCCGAGACTCAGTGAGTCGGCCAACTCGGGCCTGGTCAACGAGCGAGTTCTCTTTCTGGTGTTCGAGTACATGAAGTGGGACATCCGCACGCTCTGCCGAGTCGCGGCGGTGAGCTGGAAGCTCCGCGCGCTGGCGAAGCGACTCCTGTTGCGCGAGCTCTGCATCTACCGCGCGCCGCGGATGATCGCGACGCTGACGGAGGGGGCGACGAACAGCCGGATCATCGGGGGATGGCCGGCGCTGGCGAAGCTCCTCTTCTTCTGCGGCGGATGCGAGTCGACTCGGCATTTCCGGCTGAGTCGCCCCTCGCCGGGGCACTTCGCCGAGGAATCGCGATTCTCGAAGACGTCGGGGATGAGCTTTTTAGCGAAGAGCTGCAGGGGAGACGTTCTGTACGTGAGCGATCCGTGCGAGCacgcggcggcggaggaggaggggaGGCACGACGACGTCGGGGTTTACCGAGGGGTATTTAGGGCATTTTTCAAGTCGAGGACGCGGGAATGCCTAATTAGGAAGCGGATCGGATTCGAAGAACGGATGCGGTGCCCTTACTGTGCGGCTAGGGTGTGGAGCATGACGGCGGCGAGGATGATCCCAAAGAAATCCGCCGCCAGGAAGCTCGGATCCGGCGATGGCACCGTGGAGTATTTCGTGTGTCTGAACGGGCACCTCCACGGCGTGTGCTGGCTGGTGCACTTGTCCTCCgacgacggcggcggcggcggcgatgaggaggaggaagaagaagagggcagtTTCTGCCGCGGCGAGGAAGACGATGATGGCCACAACCGTAATTACGCTAACAACGGTAACTAA